TGGCGAAGCTACGAATACACTTCGTATGTGATTTTTGCCACCCAATACTTTTACGCTAAGTTACACCAAAGAAAAAAATAAAAACAAGCAAGAAGAGGAGATGGCAATACTTTACAAGAATGACTTAAGGTTGAAGAATTTTTAAAGAAGCTTTTGGTAGGGCATGCTTTGTTACGCGTTCTTTAGGGATCAGAGTGCAACCAGGAAGAAGAACAAAAGGAGAAACAATAATCGCAAACAATAGGGATTTCATGTGGATCTCAAAGTAAATTCTTTTTTCAGGTTATAAGGCCCTAGGGATTTTATCGCAAAAGGTATTCCCAGCTTTTCTAAAGAGCAAAGCGTACTTTCCCTCATTATGTTTTTCATACCTTGTTTTAGGTGTATGTTGAAGAGAATTTTAGAACACCTTCTTTAAATAAAAAAGTTTTGGTATATCTTCGAAGGAAGAGAGAAAAGATCTTAAAGATCCTAAGGATAACTACCAAAATTACGATGAAATTGTGAATTTTGATTATTTTGGCTTGAGTGATATTGGAAAGGTTCGTGCAAGAAACGAAGATTTCTGGAAAGTAGATATATCTTCTCAACTTGTTGCCATTGCAGATGGCTTAGGGGGGTGTTTAGGTGGAGATATAGCTTCTCAGGAGGCTGTCTTGCACCTTATCGAGCTTATGAGTCAAAAGTATGCCGAATTAATGGCTTGTGAAGATGAATGGTACAAGGAGAGTGTACAGGGCATTCTCTCTAAAATCAACAGGATAATCTATGAGCATGGTCTTGTAGAGACACATCTTCAGGGAATGGGAACGACGCTAAGTTTTATGCAGTTTCGTAAAAATAAAGCGTGGATATGCCATATCGGAGATAGCCGTATTTATCGGTTACGTGGAGAAGAACTGTGTTGCCTAACAGAAGATCATTCCCTAGCAAACCAGTTAAAACATCGGTATAAGCTTCCTAAACAATCAAAGAAAGTGTATCCTTATCGTCATATTTTGACTAACGCTTTGGGAAGTCGTCCCTATGTGGTCCCAGACATCCGGGATATCCCCTGCGAACAGGAGGATCTATTTTGCTTGTGTTCGGATGGACTCACAAACGTGGTTTCCGATAGGGATATTCGCACAATTTTAACTCAGTATCAAACTCTCGAAGAATGCGGAAATACGTTGATTTCTTTGGCAAATAGCCGTGGGGGTTCTGATAATATTACCGTCGTGTTAGTCCGCATACAATAATCGAACGTGGGACTTTCATGATTTATTTGGATAACAATGCAATTACTTCTCCTGAGCCCGGCCTTATAGACTTCCTAAAGCAGAGTTTTGTAGATGGTGAGTGTTATGCTAACCCCTCAAGTGCTCATAGCTTGGGGAAAAAATCTCACCATATGGTGAGGGAAACAACTTCCTGTATCTGTAAAGTTTTGGATTTTCATGGACAGGTGATCTACACTTCAGGAGCTACAGAAAGTCTCAACTTAGCGATTTCCAGTCTCCCTAGGGGAAGTCATGTCGTTACCTCTAGCATAGAGCATCCTGCAGTGATAGAACCTTTAAAACATGCGGATCTTTCTGTCTCTTATTTAGATCCTGACGAGGGAGCTTGCGCCCTCTCTTTGCAGCAAATCGAAGCTGCTATTACTCCCACAACATCTGCAATTGTTTTAGGATGGGTAAATAGTGAGGTCGGCGCAAAGCAAGACATTGCCGCAATAGCGCAGCTAGCGTTACAACATCATCTTCTTTTCATCGTAGATGCCACGGCAATCGTTGGCAAGGAGGTCATTCACGTCCCTAAGGGGGTCTCTATGTTGGCATTTAGTGGGCAGAAGTTCCATGCGCTTACAGGAATAGGGGCGTTACTTGTATCTCCAGGAGTGAAGATTTCCCCACGTATTTTTGGCGGAGGGCAACAAAACGGCCTACGTTCGGGAACAGAGAACCTCTGGGGCATAGCCTCTTTATTATATGTTTTTCAAAACTTAGCCATACATCAAAAAGACATCGCAGATGCACTACTTAAGCTAAGGAACCATTTTGAACAGGGGGTGAAGGCTGCACTTCCAGAGAGTATACTCCATTGTGAAAACCAGCCTAGAGTGAACAACGTTTCTGCAATCGCCTTTCCTCCTTTAGAAGGAGAGGTATTACAAATCTCCTTGGACTTGGAAGGCGTCGCTTGTGGTTATGGTTCAGCATGCTCTTCCGGAGCTACCACAGCATTTAAATCCCTCGTAGGGATGGGAGTTTCCCAGGAGTTGGCAACCGCAACATTAAGATTTTCCTTTAGTCATAGGCTCTCTATGGAAGAGGTAGATCGTGCTATAAAGGCTATAGAGAAGGTCGTGACTCATATGAAGCTCTTATGAAGGGAGATTTTTGATGGAAACATTTTTAATTCCCGATAGAGATATTTCCTTCACTTCAAGAAGAAAATTCGCGATGATCACGGAGGCCCCAGGTTCTGCAGGAGTATCAAGAAGTTGCAGAACTAACTGGGCGAGAGTTTCAGCCCCGTAACTTGGCAGACGGATGCCAAGCTCCTTTTTTAGATCTTTGAGGCGTGTATTTCCTGGAAAAGTTCTTTCTATTATTGGGGCTGTTTTCGGCTTTTTCTGGGCAATATTTGATGTGTTAAAGAGAATTTTAAAAATCGAGTTTAAGCTTAGGATTCCTATAGGCTTTCCTAAAGAATTTAAGACAATCGCTGCACAGCAGCGGTTATCTCGAAATTCTTTAAGGATGCTGATGAGTGTAGATTTTCCTGTAATGAACCACGGAGAGTGGAGGTGGTGGACGATAGGTTCATGTGGGGATTTGTGTACGAAGTCTTTAGGAAGGGCAATACCAATAATGTTGCTGCGGATCTTATGGTAAATAGGAATAAACTCTGTGCTTAGTGTGTCGATAACTTGGCACAAATCTTGGACATCTGCGGAAGAAGGTAACATGGTCACTTGGTCTAAGGGCTGATAGACTTGATCTGCAGAGGTAACGCTGAGAGAAAAAATGTTTGTTGCGATGACATTAAAGTTCTGTTCTTCATGATGAGTTTCTAAGGTTTTCTGGAATTCATCGCGGCTAAGAGTAAAGTTCAGCTTATCTTTTTTTATGTTAAGAAGATAGTACACTCCCTCAGTTATCCCCCCAAGGAGCTTAATCAAGGGATAGAAAATGAAGTGGGAATAGTACAGAATAGGAGCACCCCAAAGAGCTAACTTCTCAGGAATTTTTCTAGATATAGTAAGAGGAAGCAACTCAGCAAAGATCACCACGAGAAAGACTTGCGTGAAAGGAGCAAGGTCAGGAGGAAGCCCAAAAGTGCGGTAGCAATTTCTTGAGGACTCTGAGCCAATTTGTAAGGCAATATTTACACAAAGTAAAACTGTCCCAAAAAGGCGGTAGGGACGGCGGATTAAAAAATTAATATAGCGAGCTTTCTTATGGTCTTTGATGAGGTAGTATTGGAGCTTCACACGATTAAAGGAAACACATGCCATCTCCATCATTGAGTAGAACCCTTGAAGGGTAATACAAAGAAAATTAATCCCTAGCCAGAAAAAAGGAGAGTTAGTCATAGAGTTTTCTTATGTAGATTTTTTGCACTCGATTGGGGGTAGCATCCAAAACTTGGAATAACAGATGATTCCAGATAATTTTTGCACCAGCAGCAGGGATGACTCCTAGCTGCTCTATGACCCAGCCCCCAAGAGTCGTGATGTTATTATGAGTTGGTAGATGGATATTAAAAATATTACTAAGGTCACTTAATTCCAAACTCCCTGAGGCGATAATGACATCTTTCCCAGAGGTTGTATAGAGAAGTTTTTCATCTCGTTGATCGATAATTTCTCCAGAGACAATTTCAAAAAGGTCTTCTAGGGTAATTAATCCCTCTATAGAGCCATACTCATCTATAATGATCCCCATAGTCTCATCTTCTGCAACTAAGTGGCATAGTGCGGATTTTGCTGAGATAGTCTCAGGAAGATAATAAGGCTTATGTAATAAAGGGAGAAGCTCATCAGAAGAGCGTATTACCCTGCTATAAAGTAATAGGGTTTTTGCTGTACAAATTCCTAGAAGGTTTTGCATGTTCTCATTACATACGGGAACACGAGAGCAGTGCTCTTCAGAAAATAGCTTATAGAGATTTCTGATAGGCGTTTGGATATCATAAAATAGAATTTCTTGACGCGGCTGCATGCGCTCTTTTAGCTTGCATTCATTAAGGGAAAGATAGCCTGAAAGCAAATGGCTTTCTTCTTGAGAGATCACGCCGAAATCTTTACAGCTCCTTAGGACCTCCTGGAGCTCTTGAGGCTGGATAATCTCTTCCCTTTTCTGTGCAGGGAGAATCCATTGCACTGCACGATTAATCCCTACAATAGCCCAATACAGAATAGGACGGAGGGTTTTAGTGAAAAACGTAATTACAGGAATAATGAAATTTGCAATCTGTGTGTTGTAGGGGAGAGCAACAGCTTTAGGTAAGACCTCACCAAAAATGAGCGTAATTGTTAAGGGAATCCCTACAGTAAGTAGCCAGGAGGCCTGATCCCCCACAAGGCTTGCCACGCAGTTTTGAACGGCAATGTTTAACCCTACATCACAGAATACTAAAGTAAGCAGTAGTTGATGAGGATGGGATAACTGTGCAGCCACCATCTGATGGCTTTGAGATCTTGAGTGTTTGTAGTGTGAGATTAAACTTGTCGGAATAGAGAAAAGAGCGATTTGCGATAGAGAGATAAAAGCGGAACAGAACGTTAAGAAAGCTATAAGAAAAATAAATGCAGTAACCATAGCTATTCGTTGTTTTGAGTCTCACTCCTAGGAAAAAAGCAAATTTTTGTGTACCCCTTAGGGATTAAGCCAAGCTTTTGAATTAAAGCGGATTCTATAACGATAGGATCATTCCAATGGCAAAGATGCTGTTGTAAAGACTGCTGTTTTTCTTGTGCATGAGTAATTTGTTCTTGTAACAGAGATACGCGTTTTTTTAAACGTAACTCTTCATGTTTTAGCTGTATACTTGCTCGGTCATAAATAAACCCTCCAATAAAAACACTTAAAATTACCCACCAAGAATTAAGAACAGTTTCTCCTAGGAGTTTCAGCCAAGACATTTTTCTCATAGAGAAGAACTATACAAAAGGAATAGTAATTCCTTGTTGCTTTTGGTATTTCCCTTGTCGCTCAGCATAAGAGATTTCACAAGGAGCATCAGCTTCAAAGAATAAAACTTGAGCAATACCCTCGTTTGCATAAATTTTTGCAGGAAGTGGCGTTGTATTGGAAATTTCTATAGTGACGTGGCCTTCCCACTCTGGTTCAAAAGGGGTCACATTTACAATAATTCCGCAACGGGCATAGGTAGACTTTCCTATACACATAGTTAAAACGTTCCTAGGGATTCGAAAATACTCAATACTGCGTGCTAAAGCAAAAGAATTTGGAGGGATAATACAGACATCACTAGTGATGGAAACAAATGTATCCTCGGAGAAACATTTTGGATCTACAATAGAGTTATACACGTTAGTAAAAACTTTGAATTCTTCAGATAAGCGCAAATCATATCCGTAACTGGATAGACCATAGCTAATAAGCTTTTTATTGGTATTTTCATCTACGTTGATGAGTCTGTCAACAAACGGCTCAATCATTTCCTGGGTTAGAGCCATTTCACGAATCCACTTATCTTCTTTTATGCTCATTTAAAACCTTAATTATTGGTATAAAAGAGTTTTGTGTTTTCCACAGATGCACACAATAATTCAACACAAAACCCTTTGATTATCCTAGTTTTACCTTTCTCAGTGAGGTCTTTTAACGGCGATGTTAGATAATGCTATAGGAAAAAGCAAACGTTATTTTTCTCCGAGAATGTTTTTAATTGTTTACAAATTCCAGAGCCTTTAGGAGACTAGGAGAATACAGGACGCAATATGACTTATCAAGTTACAGTCTTAAATCCAGATAAAAAACTAGATTTTTCTCTTAGGCCTA
This genomic stretch from Chlamydia pecorum E58 harbors:
- a CDS encoding PP2C family protein-serine/threonine phosphatase, translated to MNFDYFGLSDIGKVRARNEDFWKVDISSQLVAIADGLGGCLGGDIASQEAVLHLIELMSQKYAELMACEDEWYKESVQGILSKINRIIYEHGLVETHLQGMGTTLSFMQFRKNKAWICHIGDSRIYRLRGEELCCLTEDHSLANQLKHRYKLPKQSKKVYPYRHILTNALGSRPYVVPDIRDIPCEQEDLFCLCSDGLTNVVSDRDIRTILTQYQTLEECGNTLISLANSRGGSDNITVVLVRIQ
- a CDS encoding cysteine desulfurase family protein produces the protein MIYLDNNAITSPEPGLIDFLKQSFVDGECYANPSSAHSLGKKSHHMVRETTSCICKVLDFHGQVIYTSGATESLNLAISSLPRGSHVVTSSIEHPAVIEPLKHADLSVSYLDPDEGACALSLQQIEAAITPTTSAIVLGWVNSEVGAKQDIAAIAQLALQHHLLFIVDATAIVGKEVIHVPKGVSMLAFSGQKFHALTGIGALLVSPGVKISPRIFGGGQQNGLRSGTENLWGIASLLYVFQNLAIHQKDIADALLKLRNHFEQGVKAALPESILHCENQPRVNNVSAIAFPPLEGEVLQISLDLEGVACGYGSACSSGATTAFKSLVGMGVSQELATATLRFSFSHRLSMEEVDRAIKAIEKVVTHMKLL
- a CDS encoding CNNM domain-containing protein, whose product is MTNSPFFWLGINFLCITLQGFYSMMEMACVSFNRVKLQYYLIKDHKKARYINFLIRRPYRLFGTVLLCVNIALQIGSESSRNCYRTFGLPPDLAPFTQVFLVVIFAELLPLTISRKIPEKLALWGAPILYYSHFIFYPLIKLLGGITEGVYYLLNIKKDKLNFTLSRDEFQKTLETHHEEQNFNVIATNIFSLSVTSADQVYQPLDQVTMLPSSADVQDLCQVIDTLSTEFIPIYHKIRSNIIGIALPKDFVHKSPHEPIVHHLHSPWFITGKSTLISILKEFRDNRCCAAIVLNSLGKPIGILSLNSIFKILFNTSNIAQKKPKTAPIIERTFPGNTRLKDLKKELGIRLPSYGAETLAQLVLQLLDTPAEPGASVIIANFLLEVKEISLSGIKNVSIKNLPS
- a CDS encoding hemolysin family protein, with translation MVTAFIFLIAFLTFCSAFISLSQIALFSIPTSLISHYKHSRSQSHQMVAAQLSHPHQLLLTLVFCDVGLNIAVQNCVASLVGDQASWLLTVGIPLTITLIFGEVLPKAVALPYNTQIANFIIPVITFFTKTLRPILYWAIVGINRAVQWILPAQKREEIIQPQELQEVLRSCKDFGVISQEESHLLSGYLSLNECKLKERMQPRQEILFYDIQTPIRNLYKLFSEEHCSRVPVCNENMQNLLGICTAKTLLLYSRVIRSSDELLPLLHKPYYLPETISAKSALCHLVAEDETMGIIIDEYGSIEGLITLEDLFEIVSGEIIDQRDEKLLYTTSGKDVIIASGSLELSDLSNIFNIHLPTHNNITTLGGWVIEQLGVIPAAGAKIIWNHLLFQVLDATPNRVQKIYIRKLYD
- the dcd gene encoding dCTP deaminase, with protein sequence MSIKEDKWIREMALTQEMIEPFVDRLINVDENTNKKLISYGLSSYGYDLRLSEEFKVFTNVYNSIVDPKCFSEDTFVSITSDVCIIPPNSFALARSIEYFRIPRNVLTMCIGKSTYARCGIIVNVTPFEPEWEGHVTIEISNTTPLPAKIYANEGIAQVLFFEADAPCEISYAERQGKYQKQQGITIPFV